One segment of Amycolatopsis alba DSM 44262 DNA contains the following:
- the iolB gene encoding 5-deoxy-glucuronate isomerase encodes MSKLHRPLGTLSDERDPVRLTPDSAGWTYSGLRVLSLAAGESRVVRTGEYEAFVLPLAGACTVRVDGQVFDLTGRDSVFIRVTDFAYVPRDAEVELSTVEGIEVALPMARCGRRLEPRYGPAENVPVEVRGAGQATRQVTNFGVPGVWDHADKLNACELITPGGNWSSYPPHKHDEASECEVVNEEIYYFRVAGRDGVTPSREGFGLHRTYTSDGELDEDVAVRDGDVFLIPRGYHGPCVAAPGYPMYYLNVLAGPAEERSMAFCDDPAHGWIRETWNDQELDPRCPVTSHEGRVS; translated from the coding sequence GTGAGCAAGCTGCACCGTCCGCTCGGGACGCTTTCGGACGAGCGGGACCCGGTCCGGCTCACCCCGGACTCGGCAGGCTGGACCTACAGTGGCCTGCGGGTTCTCTCGCTGGCCGCCGGTGAGTCCAGGGTCGTGCGCACCGGCGAGTACGAAGCGTTCGTGCTGCCGCTGGCGGGGGCGTGCACCGTCCGGGTCGACGGGCAGGTCTTCGACCTCACGGGGCGGGACTCCGTGTTCATCAGGGTCACGGACTTCGCCTATGTCCCGCGCGACGCCGAAGTCGAATTGTCGACAGTCGAAGGGATCGAGGTCGCGTTGCCGATGGCACGCTGCGGCCGCCGTCTCGAACCGCGCTACGGACCGGCCGAGAACGTTCCGGTGGAGGTACGCGGCGCGGGACAGGCCACGAGGCAGGTCACCAACTTCGGGGTGCCGGGTGTCTGGGACCACGCGGACAAGCTGAACGCGTGCGAGCTGATCACCCCCGGCGGCAACTGGTCGTCGTACCCGCCGCACAAACACGACGAGGCGTCCGAATGCGAGGTCGTCAACGAGGAGATCTACTACTTCCGCGTCGCCGGTCGCGATGGCGTGACCCCTTCACGCGAAGGGTTCGGTCTGCACCGGACGTACACCTCGGACGGCGAACTGGACGAGGACGTCGCGGTCCGGGACGGGGACGTCTTCCTGATCCCGCGCGGCTATCACGGGCCTTGCGTCGCCGCGCCGGGCTATCCGATGTACTACCTGAACGTCCTGGCCGGGCCCGCCGAAGAACGGTCGATGGCCTTCTGCGACGACCCCGCGCACGGCTGGATCCGTGAGACGTGGAACGACCAGGAACTCGATCCGCGCTGCCCGGTCACGTCGCACGAAGGGCGGGTGTCATGA
- the iolD gene encoding 3D-(3,5/4)-trihydroxycyclohexane-1,2-dione acylhydrolase (decyclizing) translates to MKLTTAQALVRWLLAQRSETLDGLEVPLFPGVFAIFGHGNVLGLGTALEERRDELPLWRGQTEQGMALAAVGYAKATHRRQVGVVTSSIGPGALNMVTAAGVAHANRLPVLLLPGDTFVSRAPDPVLQQVEHFGDPTATVNDAFRAVSRYFDRITRPEQLLSTLPQVARVLTDPADAGPVTLALPQDVQVETYDFPDALFEPVTHRPPRPRPDRRALTEAAGVLRAARKPLLVLGGGVRYSGAGERALAFAERHGIPVTETTAGRTLVPHGHPLHAGPLGVTGSASANVLAAEADVVLAVGTRLQDFTTASWTVFSPGVRLVTLNAARFDAVKHGALAVVGDADAGLADLAAQLESWRTDPLWTERAAAERGRWDEHIDTLRAGSGEVPTYAQVVGAVNDLSEPHDYVMTASGGMPGELIGGWRGSGSVSMDVEYGFSCMGYELAGAWGAAMAHADGLVTTMLGDGSYLMLNSELFSAAFAGHPFVAVVCDNDGYAVIARLQEGQGGKPFNNFLADCLSTHSSPPRVDFAKHAESLGCAVFTASSLDDVRAAYAKAREAAVAEKRPAVVVVRTQPNSWTEAGVWWEVGVPEHLSGREGFEQGKSGQVRYVTS, encoded by the coding sequence ATGAAGCTGACCACAGCGCAGGCCTTGGTGCGCTGGCTGCTCGCGCAACGCTCGGAAACCCTCGACGGCCTGGAAGTCCCGCTGTTCCCTGGGGTCTTCGCGATCTTCGGGCACGGCAACGTCCTCGGTCTCGGCACCGCGCTGGAGGAGCGGCGCGACGAACTCCCCTTGTGGCGCGGGCAGACCGAACAGGGCATGGCGCTCGCGGCGGTCGGCTACGCCAAAGCGACGCACCGGCGGCAGGTCGGCGTGGTGACGTCGTCGATCGGGCCCGGCGCGCTGAACATGGTCACCGCGGCCGGGGTCGCGCACGCCAACAGGCTACCGGTCCTGCTGCTCCCCGGTGACACCTTCGTCAGCCGCGCCCCGGATCCGGTGCTGCAGCAGGTGGAGCATTTCGGTGATCCGACGGCCACGGTCAACGACGCCTTCCGCGCGGTGAGCCGGTACTTCGACCGGATCACCCGTCCCGAGCAGCTGCTCTCGACGCTGCCGCAGGTCGCCAGGGTGCTGACCGATCCGGCGGACGCGGGCCCGGTGACGCTGGCGCTGCCGCAGGACGTCCAGGTGGAGACCTACGACTTCCCGGACGCGCTCTTCGAGCCGGTGACCCATCGCCCGCCGCGCCCCCGGCCCGATCGCCGGGCGCTCACCGAAGCGGCTGGCGTGCTGAGGGCCGCGCGGAAACCGTTGCTGGTGCTCGGAGGTGGTGTCCGGTACTCCGGCGCCGGTGAGCGCGCGCTGGCCTTCGCCGAGCGGCACGGGATCCCGGTCACGGAAACGACAGCCGGGCGCACCCTGGTGCCGCACGGTCATCCGCTGCACGCCGGTCCGCTGGGCGTCACCGGTTCGGCGTCCGCGAACGTCCTGGCCGCCGAGGCCGACGTCGTACTGGCCGTCGGCACCCGCTTGCAGGACTTCACCACGGCGTCCTGGACGGTGTTCTCGCCCGGTGTCCGGCTGGTCACCCTGAACGCGGCCCGGTTCGACGCGGTCAAGCACGGCGCGCTGGCCGTCGTGGGCGACGCCGACGCGGGCCTCGCGGATCTGGCCGCCCAGCTGGAGAGCTGGCGGACCGATCCACTGTGGACAGAGCGGGCGGCGGCGGAACGCGGCCGATGGGACGAGCACATCGACACGCTGCGCGCCGGTTCCGGTGAGGTGCCGACCTACGCCCAGGTGGTCGGCGCGGTCAACGATCTCTCCGAGCCGCACGACTACGTGATGACCGCGTCCGGCGGGATGCCGGGGGAACTCATCGGTGGCTGGCGCGGATCGGGTTCGGTCAGCATGGACGTCGAGTACGGGTTCTCGTGCATGGGCTACGAACTCGCGGGCGCGTGGGGCGCCGCGATGGCGCACGCCGACGGTCTGGTGACCACGATGCTGGGCGACGGCTCGTACCTGATGCTGAACTCGGAACTGTTCTCCGCCGCCTTCGCCGGTCATCCCTTCGTCGCGGTGGTCTGCGACAACGACGGCTACGCGGTCATCGCCCGGCTGCAGGAGGGCCAAGGCGGGAAGCCGTTCAACAACTTCCTCGCCGACTGCCTGAGCACGCACTCCTCACCACCTCGGGTCGACTTCGCGAAGCACGCCGAGTCGCTGGGGTGCGCGGTGTTCACCGCGTCCTCGTTGGACGATGTGCGGGCTGCCTACGCGAAGGCGAGAGAAGCAGCGGTGGCTGAGAAACGGCCGGCGGTGGTCGTCGTGCGGACTCAGCCGAACTCGTGGACCGAAGCCGGTGTCTGGTGGGAGGTCGGCGTCCCGGAGCACCTTTCCGGACGGGAAGGCTTCGAGCAGGGGAAGTCGGGGCAGGTGCGCTATGTGACGAGCTAG
- a CDS encoding NAD(P)-dependent oxidoreductase, whose amino-acid sequence MTETVAVLGTGIIGAPVARNLSKAGFAVRAWNRTAAKAEALSGDGVQVAASAAEAAEGTRVVITVLTDGAAVLEAIRAAAPAAGTIWVQLSTVGEAVEDLVAYADEQGLVFVDAPVQGTRQPAEQGQLIVLAAGVAEARETVQPVFDAIGKRTLWVGEDGRSGAASRLKLVLNTWVIALTHGVGEALALAEGLGVDPRHFVDVVTGGPMDNGYFQAKSAAILKNDYTTAFSVDNAEKDARLVLAAAARAGVRMDAVEAGRARFARASEAGHGDEDMAAGYFASFDK is encoded by the coding sequence ATGACGGAAACCGTCGCGGTACTCGGCACCGGGATCATCGGTGCCCCGGTCGCCCGCAACCTGAGTAAGGCCGGGTTCGCGGTCCGGGCCTGGAACCGCACCGCGGCCAAGGCCGAAGCCCTCTCCGGGGACGGCGTCCAGGTCGCGGCGAGTGCCGCCGAAGCGGCCGAGGGCACGCGGGTCGTGATCACGGTCCTCACGGACGGCGCGGCGGTGCTGGAGGCGATCCGCGCGGCCGCCCCCGCCGCCGGGACGATCTGGGTGCAGCTCAGCACCGTCGGCGAGGCTGTCGAAGACCTGGTCGCGTACGCCGACGAGCAGGGCCTCGTCTTCGTCGACGCGCCGGTCCAGGGCACCCGCCAGCCCGCCGAACAGGGTCAGCTGATCGTGCTGGCGGCAGGCGTGGCCGAGGCGCGCGAGACCGTCCAGCCGGTGTTCGACGCGATCGGCAAGCGCACGCTGTGGGTCGGCGAAGACGGCCGCTCCGGCGCGGCGAGCCGGCTCAAACTGGTGCTGAACACGTGGGTGATCGCGCTGACCCACGGCGTCGGCGAGGCGCTGGCGCTGGCCGAAGGACTCGGCGTCGACCCTCGGCACTTCGTCGACGTCGTCACCGGCGGCCCGATGGACAACGGCTACTTCCAGGCGAAATCCGCCGCGATCCTCAAGAACGACTACACCACCGCCTTCTCGGTCGACAACGCCGAGAAGGACGCCCGGTTGGTGCTCGCCGCCGCGGCTCGCGCGGGTGTCCGGATGGACGCCGTCGAGGCCGGGCGGGCCCGCTTCGCCCGTGCTTCCGAAGCCGGGCACGGCGACGAGGACATGGCGGCCGGTTACTTCGCCAGCTTTGACAAATAG
- a CDS encoding TetR/AcrR family transcriptional regulator, which translates to MPRPKGFDPTEALDAAVGTFWQKGYAATSAQDLVDGTGLGRGSLYNTFSSKQQLFKEALRRYEETSATRVEEMLVAPGTIRERIRRVLMDVVHDEMDTSATHRGCLAVNAALELGGVDDEVTARVRHNFERVENAFQVEFAAARQAGEIGPGRDPRALARFTLAAMYGLRVLGKTADRQALTQVVETTIEAF; encoded by the coding sequence ATGCCCCGTCCGAAGGGATTCGATCCCACCGAGGCGCTCGACGCCGCGGTCGGCACCTTCTGGCAAAAGGGATACGCGGCGACGTCGGCCCAGGACCTGGTCGACGGCACCGGCCTCGGCCGGGGAAGCCTGTACAACACGTTTTCGAGCAAGCAGCAACTGTTCAAGGAGGCGCTGCGGCGCTACGAGGAAACGTCCGCCACGCGGGTGGAAGAGATGCTGGTCGCCCCCGGAACCATCCGGGAGCGGATCAGGCGCGTGCTGATGGACGTGGTCCACGACGAGATGGACACCTCGGCCACGCACCGCGGCTGCCTGGCCGTCAACGCCGCCCTGGAGCTCGGCGGCGTCGACGACGAGGTCACCGCCCGTGTCCGCCACAATTTCGAACGGGTGGAGAACGCGTTCCAGGTCGAGTTCGCCGCCGCGAGACAAGCGGGCGAGATCGGGCCGGGCCGTGATCCACGGGCGCTGGCGCGGTTCACCCTCGCCGCGATGTACGGCCTGCGGGTACTCGGCAAGACGGCCGACCGGCAGGCACTCACCCAAGTCGTCGAAACCACCATCGAGGCGTTCTGA
- a CDS encoding maleate cis-trans isomerase family protein, whose translation MPDSLGPRLKVGVVVPSTNTSAQPELDALRPDGVTNHTGRMVIDDDPMLDEPGFGHVMHSIRLSTHPAIRSVTGCGPDCVIVGVSPESYWEGKESHGSVLDSMREAAGGRPVTMSPDAINAALEALDARRIAVITPYLPVGDDSVGRFFADSGYDLLNLHGLGMPSPARISHVSEAQLRDAVKEIDSAEVEAIVQVGTNVAMARLAAVAEFWLGKPVLSNNVVLYWHALRRNGIADRVRGFGSLLAEH comes from the coding sequence GTGCCCGACTCTCTCGGTCCCCGCCTCAAGGTCGGCGTCGTCGTCCCGTCCACCAACACCTCGGCCCAGCCGGAACTGGACGCGCTGCGCCCCGACGGCGTCACCAACCACACCGGCCGGATGGTCATCGACGACGATCCGATGCTCGACGAGCCCGGTTTCGGTCACGTCATGCACAGCATCCGGCTGTCGACACATCCGGCGATCCGGAGCGTCACCGGCTGCGGACCCGACTGCGTGATCGTCGGGGTCTCACCGGAAAGCTATTGGGAGGGAAAGGAATCGCATGGCAGTGTGCTCGATTCGATGCGGGAAGCCGCGGGTGGCCGTCCGGTGACGATGAGCCCGGACGCGATCAACGCCGCGCTCGAGGCGCTGGACGCCCGCCGGATCGCGGTCATCACGCCGTACCTGCCGGTCGGCGACGACTCGGTGGGCCGCTTCTTCGCCGACAGCGGCTACGACCTGCTGAACCTCCACGGGCTCGGCATGCCGAGCCCGGCCAGGATCTCGCACGTCTCGGAGGCCCAGCTCAGGGACGCGGTCAAGGAGATCGACAGCGCCGAGGTCGAGGCCATCGTCCAGGTCGGCACCAACGTCGCCATGGCGCGGCTCGCGGCGGTCGCCGAGTTCTGGCTGGGCAAGCCGGTCCTCTCGAACAACGTCGTCCTGTACTGGCACGCCCTGCGCCGGAACGGCATCGCCGACCGCGTGCGCGGCTTCGGCTCCCTGCTGGCCGAGCATTAG
- a CDS encoding amino acid adenylation domain-containing protein: MALPQEKIMMPADNGTSFHRVRSATCLPELLGQWSRTRPEAVAVVDGDRELTFRELEEASAGLAAQLAGLGIGTNDLVGLHVEPSADLMVGAWGILASGAAYLPLSPEYPEERLRYMLEDSRAGVVVTQPHLAGRLAGLVPAGTRIVSVADVRDETGEIPRGPRPDSLAYVIYTSGSTGKPKGVMIEQHSVVSQLRWLQACGHLDPSVTVLQKTPMSFDAAQWEILAPAAGARVVMSPPGSFRDPELLIDTVTGHGVTTLQCVPTLLQALLDTERFGTCASLRKLFSGGEALSRQLAGELARELPSARLVNLYGPTECTINATAHVVDPDTIGEGAGTVSIGVPADNTQCFVLDAELAPVDIEETGELYIGGVQLARGYLNRPEQTSEKFVPNPFVPTERLYRTGDLAYWNPDGTLQFVGRADNQVKLRGYRVELDEIAVAIEEHTWVRRAAAVVTDDERTGSKSLVACVELNPREAAVMDQGNHGGHHQSKASKLQVKAQLSDPGVRDDLAARPAVTLDGKRETARQRREVFARKTYRHYEGGDVTRDDLVALLAARPVRTYSREPGELAFAELGELLRWFGRFQSDERLLPKYSYASPGALYATQLYLETSGLDGLGAGIYYYHPIDHTLVLLGESAGSGHSVHFIGRTGAIEPVYKNNIREVLEFETGHMVGVFEDVLPGYGLTISPSAFDPAVAVRVGAAAEDHYLGTFALHADDGELHWDDIELFVQAHPDRVEGLPAGTYRWRAGDFERLSGKLIEAKHVIAINQQVYGRAAFGVTAVSRTADEWLEYVGLGAKLHHLQRNGLGFGFMSSGYSSKSGNPLPAARRIDDILAGQGVAPGPSYFFVGGKVSPEQTRSEGMREDAVHMKGPAELIRDELATTLPDYMIPNRVLVLDELPLTANGKVDAHALAAADAVRATSGAPYVAPSTSHERWLAGVWGKALKYDDVSAMDDFFAVGGNSLTAVALVNRINREYGSRLPLQVVFESPKLADLAARIGEDSARPSSRLVPLATGGGDPVFCWPGLGGYPMNLRLLASESGLGRPFYGVQAHGVNAGEKPYATVEEMAKADVAEIRRVQPEGPYTLWGYSFGARVAFETAWQLERQGQRVDDLLLICPGNPEVAGGGERVASYTNPAYLTILLSVFLGSISGPEPLACKETVRDEDGFVAFVAELLPALGEQLVRRVVRIVEETYEFDYTFRELARRRIAARVTLFKAAGDDYSFVENSSGYSATPPEVVTLEGDHYSVLKENGVAELVSAIRARLAPL; this comes from the coding sequence ATGGCTTTGCCACAGGAAAAGATCATGATGCCCGCCGACAACGGCACGTCGTTTCACCGCGTCCGTTCCGCCACCTGCCTTCCGGAGCTGCTCGGTCAGTGGTCGAGAACGCGGCCGGAGGCGGTCGCCGTCGTCGATGGCGACCGTGAATTGACCTTTCGCGAACTCGAAGAAGCCAGTGCGGGACTAGCCGCGCAACTCGCCGGTCTGGGGATCGGCACGAATGATCTCGTCGGCCTTCACGTCGAGCCTTCCGCGGACCTGATGGTCGGCGCGTGGGGAATTCTCGCGTCCGGTGCCGCTTATCTGCCGTTGTCCCCGGAGTACCCGGAAGAGCGGCTGCGGTACATGCTCGAGGACAGCCGCGCCGGTGTCGTCGTCACACAACCGCACCTGGCCGGGCGGCTGGCCGGGCTGGTGCCCGCCGGGACCCGGATCGTGTCCGTGGCCGACGTGCGCGACGAGACCGGCGAGATCCCGCGCGGGCCCCGGCCGGACTCGCTCGCCTACGTCATCTACACCTCGGGCAGCACCGGCAAGCCGAAGGGCGTGATGATCGAGCAGCACAGCGTCGTGTCCCAGCTGCGCTGGCTGCAGGCTTGTGGTCACCTGGACCCGAGCGTCACGGTGCTGCAGAAGACGCCGATGAGTTTCGACGCCGCGCAATGGGAGATCCTGGCGCCCGCCGCGGGGGCCCGCGTGGTGATGAGCCCGCCGGGGAGTTTCCGGGACCCCGAACTGCTGATCGACACGGTGACCGGGCACGGCGTCACCACCCTGCAGTGCGTTCCGACGCTGCTGCAGGCACTGCTCGACACGGAACGCTTCGGGACCTGCGCCTCGTTGCGGAAACTGTTCTCCGGCGGTGAGGCGCTTTCGCGTCAGCTGGCCGGGGAACTCGCCCGTGAGCTGCCGTCGGCGCGGCTGGTCAACCTCTACGGGCCGACCGAATGCACGATCAACGCGACCGCCCACGTCGTCGACCCGGACACGATCGGCGAGGGCGCCGGGACGGTCTCGATCGGCGTGCCTGCCGACAACACCCAGTGCTTCGTGCTCGACGCGGAACTCGCCCCTGTCGACATCGAGGAGACGGGCGAGCTGTACATCGGCGGTGTCCAGCTGGCTCGCGGCTACCTGAACCGGCCGGAGCAGACGAGCGAGAAGTTCGTGCCGAACCCGTTCGTGCCGACCGAACGGCTGTACCGCACCGGCGACCTCGCCTACTGGAATCCGGACGGCACGCTCCAGTTCGTCGGCCGCGCCGACAACCAGGTCAAACTGCGCGGCTACCGGGTCGAGCTGGACGAGATCGCGGTGGCGATCGAGGAGCACACGTGGGTGCGCCGCGCGGCGGCGGTGGTGACCGACGACGAGCGGACCGGCTCGAAGTCGCTCGTCGCGTGCGTGGAGCTGAATCCGCGTGAAGCCGCGGTGATGGATCAGGGCAACCACGGTGGGCACCACCAGTCGAAGGCCAGCAAGCTGCAGGTCAAGGCGCAGTTGTCCGATCCGGGCGTGCGCGACGATCTCGCCGCTCGTCCGGCCGTCACCCTGGATGGCAAGCGGGAGACCGCCCGTCAGCGGCGAGAAGTCTTCGCTCGCAAGACTTATCGTCACTACGAGGGCGGCGACGTCACCCGCGACGACCTCGTCGCGCTCCTGGCAGCTCGCCCTGTCCGTACGTACTCCCGCGAACCCGGTGAGCTCGCGTTCGCCGAACTGGGTGAGCTGCTGCGCTGGTTCGGCCGGTTCCAGAGCGACGAGCGGCTGCTGCCGAAGTACTCCTACGCCTCGCCGGGCGCGCTGTACGCGACGCAGTTGTATCTGGAGACCAGCGGTCTCGACGGTCTCGGCGCCGGGATCTACTACTACCACCCGATCGACCACACGCTGGTCCTGCTCGGCGAGAGCGCGGGCAGCGGGCATTCGGTGCACTTCATCGGCCGTACCGGGGCCATCGAACCGGTCTACAAGAACAACATCCGCGAGGTCCTCGAATTCGAGACGGGCCACATGGTCGGTGTCTTCGAGGACGTCCTGCCCGGATACGGCCTCACGATCAGCCCGTCGGCGTTCGACCCGGCGGTGGCCGTCCGCGTCGGTGCCGCGGCCGAAGACCACTACCTCGGCACGTTCGCCCTGCACGCCGACGACGGCGAGCTGCACTGGGACGACATCGAACTGTTCGTGCAGGCCCATCCGGACCGGGTCGAGGGCCTGCCCGCCGGCACCTACCGCTGGCGGGCCGGGGATTTCGAGCGGCTCTCCGGCAAGCTGATCGAGGCCAAGCACGTGATCGCGATCAACCAGCAGGTGTACGGCCGCGCGGCCTTCGGCGTCACCGCGGTCAGCCGCACCGCCGACGAATGGCTTGAGTACGTCGGTCTCGGCGCGAAGCTGCATCACCTGCAGCGCAACGGACTGGGCTTCGGCTTCATGTCCTCGGGCTACAGCTCCAAGAGCGGCAACCCGTTGCCCGCCGCGCGGCGGATCGACGACATCCTCGCCGGGCAGGGGGTCGCGCCAGGTCCGTCGTACTTCTTCGTCGGCGGAAAGGTGAGCCCGGAGCAGACGCGCAGCGAGGGGATGCGCGAAGACGCCGTGCACATGAAGGGGCCGGCGGAGCTCATCCGCGACGAACTCGCGACCACCCTGCCCGACTACATGATCCCCAACCGGGTGCTGGTGCTGGACGAGTTGCCGTTGACCGCCAACGGAAAGGTCGACGCGCACGCGCTGGCGGCGGCCGACGCCGTCCGCGCCACGAGCGGCGCGCCGTACGTCGCGCCTTCGACGAGCCACGAGCGGTGGCTGGCCGGGGTGTGGGGCAAGGCGCTGAAGTACGACGACGTCTCGGCGATGGACGACTTCTTCGCCGTCGGCGGCAACTCGCTGACCGCGGTCGCCCTGGTGAACCGGATCAATCGCGAGTACGGCAGCCGGCTGCCGTTGCAGGTCGTCTTCGAAAGCCCGAAGCTGGCCGATCTGGCCGCCCGGATCGGCGAGGACTCCGCCCGGCCCTCGTCGCGGCTGGTCCCGCTGGCGACCGGCGGCGGCGACCCGGTGTTCTGCTGGCCGGGACTCGGCGGCTATCCGATGAATCTGCGGCTGCTGGCTTCGGAAAGCGGTCTGGGACGGCCGTTCTACGGAGTGCAGGCCCACGGCGTCAACGCGGGCGAAAAGCCGTACGCCACCGTCGAGGAGATGGCGAAGGCCGACGTCGCCGAGATCAGGCGTGTCCAGCCGGAGGGCCCGTACACGCTGTGGGGTTACTCGTTCGGCGCGCGGGTCGCGTTCGAAACGGCGTGGCAGCTGGAGCGGCAGGGACAGCGGGTGGACGACCTGCTGCTGATCTGCCCCGGCAACCCCGAGGTCGCGGGCGGCGGGGAGCGGGTGGCGAGCTACACGAATCCGGCGTACCTGACGATCCTGCTGTCGGTCTTCCTCGGGTCGATCTCCGGGCCGGAACCGCTGGCCTGCAAGGAGACCGTCCGTGACGAAGACGGCTTCGTGGCCTTCGTGGCGGAGCTGCTGCCCGCCCTCGGCGAACAGCTCGTCCGGCGCGTCGTCCGGATCGTCGAGGAGACCTACGAGTTCGACTACACCTTCCGTGAACTCGCACGGCGGCGGATCGCGGCACGGGTGACCCTGTTCAAGGCCGCGGGCGACGACTACTCGTTCGTCGAGAACAGCTCCGGGTACTCGGCCACGCCGCCGGAGGTGGTCACGCTCGAAGGCGATCACTACAGCGTCCTCAAGGAAAACGGGGTCGCGGAACTGGTGTCGGCGATCCGCGCCCGGCTCGCACCCCTCTGA
- a CDS encoding alpha/beta hydrolase: MIPTFVFVHGSGSSAHAWAATQREMASRGHRTLALDLPGRGAGFTRAYHEQDLATFAAEPSAMSGLTADDFTGAVVDAVQRVRHHGPVVLVAHSFGGLPVTAAANAIPELIDRVVYVAAQCPVERHPGEYPALPAWSSAALFAATAPLMIGDPVRQGFIRVNWRGADRAQRAALRDAISGELTEEEFLRVVVTSQPDEVFWFAGPEWDHRADKDSWGRIPHTFVKLTEDRSMPLAIQELYIAEGDALTPDNPFDVRELKSSHAGFFREPAELAAILDDLSVRAGAGSR, translated from the coding sequence ATGATTCCCACTTTCGTCTTCGTGCACGGTTCGGGAAGTTCGGCACACGCCTGGGCGGCCACCCAGCGGGAGATGGCGTCACGCGGGCATCGGACACTCGCGCTCGACCTCCCCGGCCGGGGCGCGGGATTCACCCGTGCCTATCACGAACAGGACCTCGCGACCTTCGCGGCGGAGCCGTCGGCCATGAGCGGCTTGACCGCGGACGACTTCACCGGGGCGGTCGTCGACGCCGTCCAGCGGGTGCGTCACCACGGCCCGGTCGTCCTGGTCGCGCACAGCTTCGGCGGGCTCCCGGTCACCGCCGCCGCCAACGCGATCCCCGAACTGATCGACCGGGTCGTCTACGTCGCCGCCCAGTGCCCGGTGGAACGCCATCCCGGCGAGTACCCGGCGCTGCCCGCGTGGTCGTCCGCCGCCCTGTTCGCCGCGACGGCGCCGCTCATGATCGGCGACCCGGTGCGCCAGGGCTTCATCCGGGTGAACTGGCGCGGCGCCGATCGCGCGCAGCGGGCCGCGCTGCGGGACGCCATCTCCGGTGAACTCACCGAGGAGGAGTTCCTCCGGGTCGTCGTCACGAGCCAGCCGGACGAGGTGTTCTGGTTTGCCGGGCCCGAGTGGGATCATCGCGCCGACAAGGACTCCTGGGGCCGGATCCCGCACACGTTCGTCAAACTGACCGAGGACCGTTCCATGCCGCTCGCCATCCAGGAGCTCTACATCGCCGAGGGTGACGCGCTCACCCCGGACAACCCGTTCGACGTGCGCGAGCTCAAAAGCAGTCACGCCGGGTTCTTCCGCGAGCCCGCCGAACTCGCCGCGATCCTCGACGACCTCAGCGTCCGAGCAGGCGCCGGATCTCGGTGA
- a CDS encoding NAD(P)-binding domain-containing protein, translating into MKADHEVDVAVIGAGQAGLSAAYHLRRAGFANEAGFVVLDHGKRPGGAWQYRWPSLIVEKVHGIYDLPGMAFGTPDPKLPAADVVSEYFGRFERTYDLPVHRPVDVLSVSAEGERLVVASAAETWAARAVISATGTWDRPFWPYYPGQETFRGRQLHTADYTGAGDFRGKRVVVVGGGASAVQLLLEIAPFARSTRWVTRRPPVWREEPFSEDWGREAVAKVDRRVREGLPPKSVVSVTDLAVTPEVRAGLDAGILDRHPMFQRLTPDGVRWADGTFEPADIILWATGFRAAVDHLAPLHLRASGGGIRMDGTRVVAEPRLHLVGYGPSASTVGANRAGRAAVTEIRRLLGR; encoded by the coding sequence ATGAAGGCGGATCACGAAGTCGACGTGGCGGTGATCGGGGCGGGCCAGGCCGGTCTGTCGGCGGCGTATCACCTGCGCCGCGCGGGATTCGCCAACGAGGCGGGGTTCGTCGTGCTCGACCACGGCAAACGGCCCGGCGGCGCGTGGCAGTACCGCTGGCCCTCGCTGATCGTGGAGAAGGTCCACGGCATCTACGACCTGCCGGGGATGGCTTTCGGCACCCCGGATCCGAAACTGCCCGCCGCCGACGTCGTCTCCGAATACTTCGGCCGCTTCGAGCGCACCTACGACCTCCCCGTCCATCGCCCCGTCGACGTCCTGTCGGTGAGCGCCGAGGGCGAACGGCTGGTGGTGGCGAGCGCGGCCGAAACCTGGGCGGCGCGTGCGGTGATCAGCGCGACCGGCACCTGGGACCGGCCGTTCTGGCCGTACTATCCCGGCCAGGAGACCTTCCGCGGCCGCCAGCTGCACACCGCCGACTACACCGGCGCCGGCGACTTCCGCGGCAAGCGCGTGGTCGTGGTCGGCGGCGGCGCGTCGGCCGTGCAGCTGCTGCTGGAGATCGCGCCCTTCGCGCGTTCGACCCGCTGGGTGACCCGGCGGCCGCCGGTTTGGCGCGAAGAGCCGTTCAGCGAGGACTGGGGTCGTGAAGCCGTCGCCAAGGTCGACAGGCGGGTCCGGGAGGGCCTGCCGCCGAAAAGCGTCGTCAGCGTGACCGACCTGGCCGTGACGCCCGAGGTCCGGGCGGGCCTGGACGCGGGAATCCTCGACCGCCACCCGATGTTCCAGCGGCTCACCCCGGACGGTGTGCGGTGGGCGGACGGCACCTTCGAACCCGCCGACATCATCCTGTGGGCCACCGGGTTCCGTGCCGCCGTCGACCATCTCGCGCCGCTGCACCTTCGCGCGTCCGGCGGAGGTATCCGGATGGACGGCACCCGCGTCGTCGCCGAACCGCGCCTGCACCTGGTCGGCTACGGCCCGTCCGCCAGCACCGTCGGCGCGAACCGGGCGGGCCGCGCGGCCGTCACCGAGATCCGGCGCCTGCTCGGACGCTGA